The Chroicocephalus ridibundus chromosome 4, bChrRid1.1, whole genome shotgun sequence genome contains the following window.
GCTCCGGGGGCGGcgtgggggggaggaaaggaaagccaaTTCCCGGAAAAGCAAAGGCCCCCCCATTCGGGCCACGCCAACACCATGAAACCGCCAGTGAGTGACCTcgccccggcagcgctgctccagcCCGGAGCTCTGCCAGGGCCCCTCAGGCGCGCACCCGGCACCTCCACGGAGCTCGCCGCCCccgggctgctcccagccctcccgccgggctcccagcccccaccggggctcccccggccccctcgGCACCCACCTGCGGCGCCTCCCTTCATGCCGCCGCCCCGgagcctcccgccgccgccgccccggggtaCCCCAGCGGCTCCTCTGTGCCCCTCACCCTGCGCCAGGCGCCGCCAAGGTACTCGCCGTTTCCGGCCACCGACCCGGAAGCGTCCcgccggcagcgcgggggggAAGCGCGGCGACGGCGGCGCTTTTCCGCTTCCGGTCCGTGCCCTTGCCCGTCCCTGTCGCGGCGGGGATGTTGGCGGCGGCGGTGAGGGGGCTGGCGCGGGCGGCGCGGCGAggtgagggcagggcagggcgcccggggtggtggcggtggcggtaCTCGGTCGGGCCGGGCGGTCGGTGAGACGTGTCCGTTTCTCTCCGCAGCTGGcgcaggcccggcggcggcggtgcaGGCCCGGCTGGCGGGGAGCTCCACCGCCGAGACTCGCCGTAAgtgagcgggagcggggcgggggctgcggcggggcctgGCttggggggcggcggcggcggaggcctGTGCTTGTGTCCGTGTCCCGCTCCCGGCTGCCCTTCGGGAGGGTCCGTGCCGTTACGCGCCTGTTTTAGCGAGTGTTATGGGAAAGAGGGTGGTGCCCGTCACGCATAAACCTGAATTTTGGGCAAAAAAGCGGCCCCTTGGTAACCCCGCGTCCTTTCTTGTGGGCCTGCCTGCTTGTGCGGTGGAAAGTTGTGCCTGGGTGACAGCTGCAAGGCCCTGAACCTTGAGGAGTGTTTGTAATTGTAacggcaacaacaacaaaagccacgTGGGTTCCCAGGGGGTTTTGATTATGAGGGGGTTGCTTAGATGCTGGCCGATCAAACAAAACCAGGATTATTTTGTCTAGAAAAAAAGATCCTTTCTAGAGCCAGGCTGAACGTCATGAGCAGTATTTGAGTTCAGATCGTTCTGTCATCTCTGccactttctttttcatcttgttaTTTGCTTCTCCGTCACCTTGTTGGACTGTTCCTCTTGCTGTATTTACAGTGTACAAAAAAATTTCTGTGTAGCAGTGACATAAACTTCCTTCCTTATCAAAGTGTCTAGTTCCATGTTCTGTGTACCACAACACGTGTATGTTGCTATGGTCTAGTCTCTATTACAGCATCTAATATATTCTGTTATACGTATATGTTGTGTTTAGCTTTGGATTTACCCTAAATAAACTTTGCAGGTTACTTGAACCTGAAGCTGCCTGGCTTCTGCCAGAGCTACCAAGAGACATCTAGACTGGTTAAAGGGATTTTTAAGTCAGGGGTGGCAGTTACTGCTGTTCTTGCTGTAGCTTTCTGTATTCCCTGACGTAATCTTGggagctttatttttctctttagctaCTGTCAGACCAAAAAATGAAGTAGAACAGAAGCAGCTATGTGCTTTTGGGGAGTACGTGGCTGAGATTCTGCCCAAGTATATCCAGCAAGTACAGGTAAGTGCTGTTTGAGAAATTGTAGTGGCGGGGGGGAACGGGACCCAGCGAACACACTGCTTGTTTGCTAGCTGTTTTCAGAAGTTGTTTTGGGGAAGAAGGGCTGCCAGAATTACATGAAAGTTACTGCTATTATTATGCCCCTTTTTCTGATGTTGTCATGTGTCTGCTGTACCATATACTCTCTTTATTTGGGTGTTCCGCTGGATTCAGCGTAATGTTCAGTCCTGTTGGTGTTCGTGCTCATGCCCTTTGTGCTGTTTTCATCAGGTGACCTGTTTCAATGAGCTGGAACTTCTGATCCATCCAGATGGGATCATTCCAGTTCTGACCTTCCTTCGAGATCACACTAATGCCCAGTTCAAATCCTTGGCTGACTTGACTGCGGTTGATGTCCCATCTCGGCAGTACCGCTTTGAGGTAAGAACTCCTCATAGGTGCAGGACTTGGAGAGCTTTCACAAGTGCTGATGGCCGTGGGTGCCATGGCAGCTCTGACcacttcttttgctttctgaaaagaaaatccacTCTGAAATGCTGGGTTTCATTTAATCTGTTGATCATAGAAGCGGTAGCAGAACTGATATTGTGTAGGTTCTTAGCCTGGCTTTCCTTTTGTGCTCTgctgaaagtctttttttttgttttgttttgtttgggatttttttgggttggtttgtttgtttgttttctttttttttgtttgttttggtttggttttactaAAGTGTCTAGAGACATCTTTCTAGCCAGATGTAAATTGGTGCTCTTCCTCCTTCCACTTAGGCCTGTCAGCTGCTGTTGACACAATTGatcatgttttcctttaaatctcATCAATCTTTGTAACaatttccctctttaaaaaaacaaaacaaactatttAGTTGCTTCAAAAACATTCCCTGAAAGTTGGGACCAAATAGGAGATGAGGCAGATTTTCAGAAAGCTCTCAGAAGATTTCGGTAACGGAACTTCCAGTGACTTTCAGTGAATATTGGAGATTTGGTTCCCACAGATGCTTTTGAATATTTCCCCATATAgcttttcagctgcagaaaaatggCAGCTgccaatagaaaaagaaaagatacatctTTGGGGAAACCACAGACTCAGTGTTTTGTATTCTCACCTACTATTAGAAAGCGTTGTTCACAGTATTGTTGCAGAGgcgttattttattttaacttaggAAGATCCGTAAAAGACAGTGGCAGAAAACACCTAGGGCTCACATGCTGTAGGGGGCTGACTGTGGTGTAGGCAGCCCTATGGACAAAGAGATGTGTGTCTTCCCTTGTCTAACTCTTGGGCAAAGTGTCTTTTGGGCAAGAGAAGTGAATTGGTAGATTTTTTAGTTCCCAGCAAGTAACAAGGCAAATGTAAcatagctgatttatttttttccctttggtttatTTGTGGTATTAAATCACTTACCAACAGCCACTCAGAAAGCGAGGGGTTGACAGGTTTGCCTTGTCTATATTAGCTAATCAGATGTCTGTTGTTTTCAAATATAGCTCCTTCTTGCTTTGCTAATAACAGCTTTGACTTTTAGTAACGTAACTCATGATTAGTCAAAAATCTTGAGAGTTATAAAGAGAGTTTCTTTAACTCAAAGGGCTCCAGTCTCTGAAGAAGTTGAAGATTTTTTAATTCaggacttttctttcaaaaatctaCATTCATAGAAATAACAGAAGTATAGACCTTAATGAATTCACCTTTTCCAGCCATCTTTACAGAGGAAGTATGAAACAAGGCTACACAATTTCTTAGaaaaggttggtttgtttttttttttccctgtctgcttgtaGTAAGTATTCTGCTCCTCCTGGAGGTCCTAGTAATCCACATAAGCAGCCTTTTTATTAGCACTTCATCAGCAGAAGAGTTAGAAATTTTCCCTGGTATCCAACTACTTTGCTGAAAATTAAGCGTATTTCTTCCTAGATTTTTCTCACTGGATGCTGAAAGTAATTGATAgccattttctttgtgaaagactATTGTCAAGTGTCCCCGTCCCTTCAGTATTCTCTGTTGTTAAGATTTAGTGTCCCTCTTtacttcagcttttcttcatcaGTCCTGTTTTCTAAATCTCACATCATTTTCGTTACATTTCTAAGGACCAAAGAGATAAACTATTGGAACCTCGGTTGTACTAGTGTCTTTTACTGCCCAGCTCTGAAgtgctgaatgtgattctgctgataaaaaatatttgaaaaagtcTTTGCGTGCCTTTGTTTAGCCGGTACTGTGCTGCAAAGAGATCCATAAATGCCTTCTTTTATTCGGCTTCAGATTGTGTACAATCTCCTGTCGCTGCGGTTCAACAGTCGGATCCGTGTGAAGACATACACTGATGAGCTGACGCCTGTTGACTCAGCAGTGCCTGTGCACAAGGCAGCAAACTGGTATGAAAGAGAGGTGAGTGCCAGTGTACTTGGGAGCAGAGATTTTTGTGGAGAGGGGCTGTGTTTTCCTGATTAAACTGATCCCCAGGGCCctgagaaagaaagggagaagtgtTTCCCTGGCTGCCTTTTTGGAGTAGGAGATAAAAGGGTGTTTGATTTGCTTTTGAATGAGTTCCTGCATCGGTTTCACTGGCACTCCACAAAGCCAGGCATGTAACTGAAATTTCAGGGATGTAATACATGaaggtttgtgtttgttttttttctaatctaatTCAGTTTACTTGGCTCCCTTTCATGTAGGTTTGGGACATGTATGGTGTTTTCTTTGCCAACCACCCTGATCTAAGGCGAATCCTCACAGACTATGGGTTTGAGGGCCATCCTTTCCGGAAGGACTTTCCGCTCTCTGGTTATGTGGAGGTAGGAGATATGCTCATGTCTAAAGTTATCAAATCTCTCTAATACTCTTACCTGAGTGTCGGTACTGAGATGTGATTGCTTCACAATCCTTTGTCCGAAAGGCACTAAGGGCATTTCACTTAACTGTATTGCAGAGGAGATCTATAATGGAAATTTGAAGTCATTACAAAGTGTCATCCGTAATAAGGCAGCCTAAGGCCAGAGATGTCGAGCAAATTTCATGTGCTGTATACCAAAGACATTTGTCAGGCAGAGaaagtgtttctgcttttagCATGTCTTCTGGTAGATTAAGCTTTCCGCTGCAAGACTGGAGATTCCCAAAGGAATAAAGGACTGAACTGATCTTAATGCAGTTAGAACTCCACTTTGTTGAGTTTTTTGTAGGCCCAGATTATAAAACTCTCGTTGAACTGACTCTTGCCATTTATCAAATATTTACCTCTGTATGTCAAACCACAAGTGAAATGAGTATGTTTGGTATCTGTCTGGTTTCAAATGACCGCATTGCAGAAATGGTTGTGTTTGGTGCAGCTGTAAGACTGAGTTGAGTCTCAGGAGTAAACAGTGAGGTTCCGCAAGCAACAGagggttttaagaaaaatagaaataccaGCATATCCTGCAAGCGAGGACCAGGCAGGATCTCTTGAGCTGTGGTTTGGAGGTCTGGACTGGCGCAGTGAGGATAAAGGAAGCCAGTCAGAAGTGTCTGGTGCTCACCTGCATTTCACACTGGTTGTCTTTCTGTCCCATGTTCTGAGTGTTTTGCTAAGAAGCacaactaaaaccaaacaaagtGACGTATTATAAAGGTTCATGAGAGTGGTCCCCAGCTATGCCAGGGGGACGGGCCACCTTATTTCAGTGACTCAGGAGAAATTCCTTTGTCATAGGACAAACTAAATGTATTGTTCCATGTGGACTTCATATGGACTGTAGGCTGGGCACTCCTAATTCGGGGTGGTTAGTCAGGACACCTGTGATATGTGGTACCAAAGAGAAGGGTTTTCCTTGAAAGTCCATCGGTCTTGGTGGCATCTGGAGGGCTCTGGTTTAATAATGAGGAGAGCTGAAGCTGTGGCAGAGGCCTGTGGCCTATCCATGGTACAGGAAATAGGATTGTACCGGAGGGTGGTCTGGGTCATTACTGTGTACGGTTAATAGCAGAGATGCTGTGGGGACCGTATGAAAATGACTGGCCTGTGTCCTTTGCGCTGTTCTAGGTGCGGTATGATGATGAAGTCAAACGGGTAGTGGCGGAGCCTGTGGAGCTAGCTCAGGAATTTCGCAAGTTTGATCTGAATAGTCCCTGGGAGGCGTTTCCTGCCTATCGTGCGGCTCCAGAACCCCTGAAAATAGAAGCAGGAGCCAAGAAAGAAGATGTGAAATAGCAGCAGAATGGAGCGGATGCACAGCACCATCCTTTCTGTTCTAACATagtatttataataataaaaattgatATGAGATTCTTGCCTGTTGTGGTCACATGAATAACGTTTTCAAACTAGATGAAAAGCAGAGGGTGAGGGATGCTAATTTACAATCCTGATAATCCAACTAGTAGATGTTTATCTGCTGCTTGGAGTTCTAAGACACTGGGTTTGTCTTTTTGGTTTGCAAATTGAAGGGAGTCCAGGCATTCCCTGTGGCTAAGATTCTTTATATACGCTGCTGCTGCTAGCTGTCCCTGCAGGCGTAAATCATAACCGGAGCGCTCACTAGGAGCCTGTACTGAAGCAGCTGTGTGGCTTAAGCAATGGGACAGCAGCATTTGAGCTCCAAGGTGGGTGTCGGGAAGACTGTAATAATCTAGCAAACAGGCAAAGATTTTGTAAATGGTTCTAATACAGCT
Protein-coding sequences here:
- the NDUFS3 gene encoding NADH dehydrogenase [ubiquinone] iron-sulfur protein 3, mitochondrial, with the protein product MLAAAVRGLARAARRAGAGPAAAVQARLAGSSTAETRPTVRPKNEVEQKQLCAFGEYVAEILPKYIQQVQVTCFNELELLIHPDGIIPVLTFLRDHTNAQFKSLADLTAVDVPSRQYRFEIVYNLLSLRFNSRIRVKTYTDELTPVDSAVPVHKAANWYEREVWDMYGVFFANHPDLRRILTDYGFEGHPFRKDFPLSGYVEVRYDDEVKRVVAEPVELAQEFRKFDLNSPWEAFPAYRAAPEPLKIEAGAKKEDVK